A stretch of Tigriopus californicus strain San Diego chromosome 11, Tcal_SD_v2.1, whole genome shotgun sequence DNA encodes these proteins:
- the LOC131890954 gene encoding uncharacterized protein LOC131890954, whose translation MSKKLFTVCGILKRNWASSFLEAKHRRTFWESRVLREAQIPQTAFTELSYTVEQVYNAGTANEFEERHYNGGRNFACTNASFYGAGVTKEVMFQAVQDYLQGDNDQDMDIRLSLPVIMIHDISLGSHHFMVCAFLGEALNNSPPTPTDPKIVIWQPTEKVIYTRRVGTRMTDAQWHMEYQNLKTLLEANGKGSNILNHVYAYVTFTPPWTKMADRYEVWIFKNVQVHNF comes from the exons ATGTCGAAAAAGCTTTTTACGGTGTGTGGGATTTTGAAGCGAAATTGGGCGAGCAGTTTCCTTGAGGCCAAACATCGCCGTACATTCTGGGAATCAAGGGTACTACGAGAG GCCCAAATTCCGCAAACCGCCTTTACGGAGTTATCTTACACCGTTGAGCAGGTCTACAATGCTGGAACGGCCAACGAG TTCGAAGAACGGCACTATAATGGGGGCAGGAACTTTGCATGCACCAATGCGTCCTTTTACGGCGCAGGAGTCACCAAGGAAGTGATGTTTCAAGCTGTGCAAGATTATCTTCAAGGGGACAATGATCAAG ATATGGATATTCGTTTGAGCTTGCCCGTGATCATGATTCATGATATCTCCTTGGGTTCCCATCACTTCATGGTGTGTGCATTCCTGGGAGAAGCGCTGAATAATTCCCCACCAACTCCCACTGACCCCAAAATTGTCATCTGGCAACCCACTGAGAAGGTTATCTATACCAG ACGGGTTGGAACACGAATGACTGACGCTCAATGGCATATGGAATATCAAAACTTGAAGACTCTCCTTGAGGCCAATGGCAAAGGTTCGAATATCTTGAACCACGTTTATGCATATGTTACTTTCACTCCTCCATGGACCAAGATGGCTGATAGATACGAGGTCTGGATCTTCAAGAACGTTCAAGTGCATAACTTTTAG
- the LOC131890953 gene encoding uncharacterized protein LOC131890953 yields MLVKCARVFVAFLCFGGFLIQGWELFVKFIGGTTTIAISNLLPENGQLNLPRFSICFDPPTTLGRLSELGLTPMSWSTMQLRTDYNGSVTWPITSKNNTDLFDRSMFSFDEVFKKIRWLNRTVTATDIQNYKMANTMNSGKCFTFLLDETPVTKDSQVLLEMKNVFGNQSGRFRIFLHDRGMELLLINQGWVANKKFVYDVSPGRSVDIAMRKNVFKKLQKLSNADLGCRPDWSSVEYFECIDKHMENITSHFKCRSPFDISLNQSAIAAKKPICASFNDTRSIFLSQRKAFWSKTLSEICPQYCNLVSYSASTSEFNLFGIDETVVFLSFETLVTTLEEEVLVYDLISMISSVGGSMGLFLGFSFLEMAFKLIHALQEHISNIYS; encoded by the exons ATGCTCGTAAAGTGTGCACGAGTCTTTGTTGCCTTTCTATGCTTTGGAGGATTTCTTATACAAGGTTGGGAGCTctttgtcaaattcattggagGAACAACCACCATAGCTATATC GAATCTTCTCCCTGAGAATGGACAATTGAATCTGCctcgattttcaatttgctttgacCCACCGACAACTTTGGGTCGACTTTCTGAACTGGGTCTTACCCCAATGTCCTGGAGCACGATGCAACTGAGAACTGATTATAATGGAAGCGTCACTTGGCCTATTACCTCTAAAAACAACACCGATCTTTTCGATCGGTCAATGTTTTCATTCGATGAAGTATTCAAAAAAATACGATGGTTGAACCGCACTGTGACTGCGACGGACATCCAAAACTATAAA ATGGCGAATACGATGAATTCGGGGAAATGTTTTACTTTCCTCCTGGATGAAACGCCAGTGACAAAAGATTCTCAAGTGTTACttgagatgaaaaatgtttttggcaaCCAATCTGGACGGTTTAGAATATTCTTGCATGATCGCGGCATGGAGCTTTTGTTAATAAACCAG GGTTGGGTGGCCAATAAAAAGTTCGTTTATGATGTTTCACCGGGAAGATCTGTGGATATCGCAATGAGGAAGAACGTTTTTAAGAAGCTTCAAAAATTGAGTAATGCTGATCTTGGATGTCGACCGGATTGGAGCTCCGTGGAGTATTTCGAATGCATTGATAAACATATGGAGAATATCACATCACATTTTAAATGCCGTTCACCTTTCGATATTTCTTTGA ACCAATCTGCGATAGCTGCCAAAAAACCGATTTGCGCGTCCTTTAACGACACaagatcaatatttttatctCAGAGGAAGGCTTTTTGGTCGAAGACATTGTCGGAAATATGCCCTCAATATTGCAATCTTGTATCGTATTCGGCAAGTACGAGTGAGTTCAACCTATTTGGAATAGACGAAACCGTGGTTTTCTTGAGTTTTGAAACGCTTGTGACGACATTGGAAGAAGAAGTACTCGTGTATGATCTAATCTCCATGATATCTTCGGTTGGCGGGAGCATGGGATTGTTCTTgggattttcttttcttgagaTGGCTTTCAAACTGATTCACGCCTTGCAGGAACATATCAGCAACATATACTCGTAA